A single genomic interval of Halorubrum aethiopicum harbors:
- a CDS encoding PAS domain-containing protein: MAREDEDRAVDPSDGRSAAPSDEPPAAPAASRSDGDGVALARSLVGAIPAATLACDPESLAIRAVNDAAATLLAREPSALTLSGLSDLAASGTTVAGEPVADAFSGVVAGEGAVSAEVDVAVDGDTRRLRLRAHAATLAGREWLIAVATDVTARVRAERRNRSRARTLDAVASTLPLALFRCDARGTIDRWNERASADAGYDAADLDGRAFADLFDDGSTVSEGLTRVYRDGIVVEREATLLTRSGEEVPYRLTMGPVTDGSEVVGAVVLGEDRTDESVREERLAVLTRVLRHNFRNDLNVVTGFSEQARNAVDDPEAIAQLDRVVETAGRLLHLGETARKVERLLAERPEPEPLPLSRVVSSALESLPAELREAADVEVDVPADLTVSGVDRLPDAIAELLDNAIRHGDADRPSVRVSAAELPSESWVSLVVADDGPGIPPAERAVLTGEETQLKHTSGLGLWYVHWVVTAGGGRLDITESTDGGSRIELSLRVPDEG; encoded by the coding sequence ATGGCTCGCGAGGACGAGGACCGGGCGGTCGATCCGAGCGACGGTCGGTCGGCCGCCCCGAGCGACGAGCCGCCGGCCGCCCCGGCAGCCTCGCGGTCCGACGGGGACGGCGTCGCGCTCGCCCGGTCGCTCGTCGGGGCGATCCCGGCGGCGACGCTCGCGTGCGACCCGGAGAGCCTCGCGATACGCGCCGTCAACGACGCGGCGGCGACGCTCCTCGCGCGGGAACCGTCGGCGCTGACGCTGTCGGGGCTGTCGGATCTCGCCGCGTCGGGGACGACCGTCGCGGGCGAGCCGGTCGCGGACGCGTTCTCGGGGGTCGTCGCCGGCGAGGGGGCGGTCTCCGCGGAGGTGGACGTCGCGGTCGACGGCGACACGCGGCGGCTCCGGCTCCGCGCGCACGCGGCGACGCTCGCCGGACGGGAGTGGCTGATCGCGGTCGCGACCGACGTGACGGCGCGGGTCCGCGCCGAGCGGCGGAACCGCTCTCGCGCCCGGACCCTCGACGCGGTGGCGTCGACGCTCCCGCTGGCGCTGTTCCGGTGTGACGCGCGCGGGACGATCGACCGATGGAACGAGCGGGCGAGCGCGGACGCCGGCTACGACGCGGCCGACCTGGACGGTCGGGCGTTCGCCGACCTGTTCGACGACGGGTCGACCGTCTCCGAGGGGCTGACGCGGGTCTATCGGGACGGGATCGTCGTCGAGCGCGAGGCGACGCTCCTGACGCGCTCCGGCGAGGAGGTGCCCTACCGGCTGACGATGGGGCCGGTGACGGACGGCTCGGAGGTCGTCGGGGCGGTCGTGCTCGGCGAGGACCGCACGGACGAGTCGGTCCGCGAGGAGCGGCTCGCGGTGTTGACGCGGGTGCTCAGACACAACTTCCGAAACGACCTCAACGTCGTCACCGGCTTCTCCGAGCAGGCGCGGAACGCGGTCGACGACCCCGAGGCGATCGCACAGCTCGACCGCGTGGTGGAGACGGCGGGGCGGCTGCTCCACCTCGGCGAGACCGCCCGGAAGGTCGAACGGCTGCTCGCCGAGCGTCCGGAGCCGGAGCCGCTCCCGCTGTCGCGGGTCGTGTCGTCCGCGCTCGAGTCGCTTCCCGCCGAACTCCGCGAGGCGGCCGACGTCGAGGTCGACGTCCCCGCCGATCTCACCGTCTCCGGGGTCGACCGACTGCCGGACGCGATCGCCGAACTCCTCGACAACGCGATCCGCCACGGCGACGCCGACCGGCCGAGCGTGCGCGTCTCGGCGGCGGAGCTGCCGAGCGAGTCGTGGGTCTCGCTCGTTGTCGCCGACGACGGCCCCGGGATCCCGCCGGCAGAGCGCGCCGTGCTCACCGGCGAGGAGACGCAGTTGAAACACACGAGCGGCCTCGGACTCTGGTACGTCCACTGGGTCGTCACCGCCGGCGGCGGCCGCCTCGACATCACCGAGAGCACCGACGGCGGGAGCCGGATCGAGCTCAGCCTCCGGGTGCCCGACGAGGGGTGA
- a CDS encoding DUF192 domain-containing protein, whose protein sequence is MPDVRLVHRPDRGSPATREARTLASDVDVARSRLGQARGLMFRRSIPDDYALVFPFEEVGTRWLHMLFVPFAIDAIWIVDGEVTRVKRLAPFVGLGRGEADTVVELPAGAADGVAVGDEVGYRE, encoded by the coding sequence CTGCCGGACGTGCGACTCGTTCACCGACCCGACCGGGGATCGCCCGCGACCCGCGAGGCGCGGACGCTCGCGAGCGACGTCGACGTGGCGCGCTCGCGGCTCGGGCAGGCGCGCGGGCTGATGTTCCGCCGGTCGATCCCCGACGACTACGCGCTCGTGTTCCCCTTCGAGGAGGTCGGGACGCGGTGGCTCCACATGCTGTTCGTTCCGTTCGCGATCGACGCGATCTGGATCGTCGACGGGGAGGTCACGCGGGTGAAGCGGCTCGCGCCGTTCGTCGGGCTCGGGCGCGGCGAGGCCGACACCGTCGTCGAGCTACCCGCGGGAGCGGCCGACGGGGTCGCGGTCGGCGACGAGGTCGGCTACCGCGAGTGA
- a CDS encoding succinylglutamate desuccinylase/aspartoacylase family protein — MKVGTAEAAPGERAIGHRAVTGLPTGGSEELPVTVLNGVDPGPVVWVTGTIHGDEPTGMAVTHAVADRIDVAELAGAVVCLPIMNPAGFRTNSRAAYYHGDDPNRYFGRDDADAEAPPRVQQVVCERIYGDMLDTADAILSLHTSWVATHPYTIRPRVPYGEDRSVSDAAVLRDRLVELTEAFGMPVVNQYPPGETATRDLQHSLTGAAVADGIPAFTPELGGRLVVERDVAAAAVDGTWNVLHALEMVEEPADRHPELAFDHDGQLRRFDGPHADVAGIVRYRATEGEFVEAGEVVAEILDPHGEVKREVEAERDGYVLSRRERAAVYENDALYDMAVPDDDPLLIESA; from the coding sequence ATGAAGGTGGGCACGGCCGAGGCCGCCCCCGGCGAGCGGGCGATCGGCCACCGGGCCGTCACCGGACTGCCGACCGGCGGCTCCGAGGAGCTCCCGGTGACGGTCCTCAACGGGGTCGACCCCGGGCCGGTCGTGTGGGTGACCGGGACGATCCACGGCGACGAGCCGACCGGGATGGCGGTGACACACGCCGTCGCCGACCGGATCGACGTCGCCGAGCTCGCGGGAGCGGTGGTCTGTCTGCCGATCATGAATCCCGCGGGGTTCCGGACCAACTCGCGGGCCGCCTACTACCACGGCGACGACCCGAACCGCTACTTCGGCCGCGACGACGCCGACGCGGAGGCCCCGCCCCGCGTCCAGCAGGTCGTCTGCGAGCGGATCTACGGGGACATGCTCGACACCGCCGACGCGATCCTCTCTCTACACACCTCGTGGGTGGCGACGCACCCGTACACGATCCGGCCGCGGGTCCCCTACGGCGAGGACCGGAGCGTGTCGGACGCGGCGGTGCTCCGCGACCGGCTCGTCGAGCTCACCGAGGCGTTCGGGATGCCGGTCGTCAACCAGTACCCGCCGGGCGAGACCGCGACCCGCGACCTCCAGCACTCGCTCACCGGGGCGGCCGTCGCCGACGGGATCCCGGCGTTCACCCCGGAGCTCGGCGGCCGGCTCGTCGTCGAGCGCGACGTCGCCGCGGCGGCCGTCGACGGCACGTGGAACGTCCTCCACGCCCTCGAGATGGTCGAGGAGCCGGCCGACCGACATCCCGAGCTCGCGTTCGATCACGACGGCCAGCTCCGGCGGTTCGACGGCCCGCACGCCGACGTGGCAGGGATCGTCCGCTATCGGGCGACGGAGGGGGAGTTCGTCGAGGCCGGCGAGGTCGTCGCCGAGATACTCGACCCGCACGGCGAGGTGAAACGCGAGGTCGAAGCCGAGCGCGACGGGTACGTCCTCAGCCGTCGCGAGCGCGCCGCGGTCTACGAGAACGACGCGCTCTACGACATGGCGGTTCCCGACGACGACCCGCTTCTGATCGAGTCGGCGTAG
- a CDS encoding M28 family peptidase, with product MTSLPSETVGDAYTDSTAWELLADLSDLGDRMPGHEGEAVGASLVADAFEEAGLSEVSTTEFPIPGWWRGEASLTVDHDGRTTTFGGSHELVELPGTPSGEVTGEIVDMGYGLPEDFEDVDLSGCIAMASSLTPDDYGRWVHRSEKYDYAAESGAEGFIFYNHIEGSLPPTGDVGHTNGPGPIPAVGLSKELGSQLARHCDEVEGDGGIDATLSVEARNEPATSANVEAVVGPDTDEEVLYTAHVDAHDVGVGANDNGFGSALVVGVGRVLASIEDDLETRVRLVVFGAEETGLYGSYYWSHTHDLDRVKCVLNVDGAGYSRNLEIYPHGASGLGEAFEEVSEEFDVPIVVEDGLRPHSDHWPFVQRGVAGGQGRSTAEDSGRGWGHTHGDTLDKLDVRDLRELTVLCAAGVAKLAESDREIEGRDPESVKEETIEEGHDVGMKATDSWPWGEDRPWPWADELE from the coding sequence ATGACATCTCTGCCGTCCGAGACCGTCGGTGACGCGTACACGGATTCGACCGCCTGGGAGCTGCTCGCCGATCTCTCCGACCTCGGCGACCGGATGCCCGGACACGAGGGGGAGGCCGTCGGGGCGTCGCTCGTCGCCGACGCCTTCGAGGAGGCCGGACTTTCCGAGGTCTCGACCACCGAGTTCCCGATCCCCGGCTGGTGGCGCGGGGAGGCGTCCCTGACCGTCGACCACGACGGCCGAACCACGACCTTCGGCGGGAGCCACGAGCTCGTCGAACTGCCGGGGACGCCCTCCGGGGAGGTCACCGGCGAGATCGTCGACATGGGGTACGGCCTCCCCGAGGACTTCGAGGACGTCGATCTCTCCGGCTGTATCGCGATGGCGTCGAGTCTCACCCCCGACGACTACGGCCGCTGGGTCCACCGCAGCGAGAAGTACGACTACGCGGCCGAGTCGGGCGCGGAGGGGTTCATCTTCTACAACCACATCGAGGGATCGCTTCCCCCGACCGGCGACGTGGGTCACACGAACGGGCCGGGCCCGATCCCGGCGGTCGGGTTGAGCAAGGAGCTCGGCAGCCAGCTCGCGCGCCACTGCGACGAGGTGGAGGGTGACGGCGGCATCGACGCGACCCTCTCCGTCGAGGCGCGAAACGAGCCGGCGACCTCCGCGAACGTCGAGGCGGTCGTCGGCCCCGACACCGACGAGGAGGTCCTCTACACCGCCCACGTCGACGCACACGACGTGGGGGTCGGCGCGAACGACAACGGCTTCGGCTCGGCGCTCGTCGTCGGCGTCGGCCGCGTGCTCGCGTCGATCGAGGACGACCTCGAGACGCGGGTGCGGCTCGTCGTCTTCGGGGCCGAGGAGACCGGCCTCTACGGCTCGTACTACTGGTCGCACACCCACGACCTCGACCGCGTGAAGTGCGTGCTCAACGTCGACGGCGCGGGCTACTCGCGGAACCTCGAGATCTACCCCCACGGCGCGTCGGGGCTCGGCGAGGCGTTCGAGGAGGTGAGCGAGGAGTTCGACGTGCCGATCGTCGTCGAGGACGGGCTCCGCCCCCACAGCGACCACTGGCCGTTCGTCCAGCGCGGCGTCGCCGGCGGCCAGGGGCGATCGACCGCCGAGGACAGCGGCCGCGGCTGGGGCCACACCCACGGCGACACCCTCGATAAACTGGACGTCCGCGACCTCCGCGAGCTGACCGTGCTGTGTGCGGCCGGCGTCGCGAAGCTGGCCGAGTCGGACCGCGAGATCGAGGGGCGCGACCCCGAATCGGTCAAGGAGGAGACGATCGAGGAGGGCCACGACGTCGGGATGAAGGCGACGGATTCCTGGCCGTGGGGCGAGGATCGGCCGTGGCCGTGGGCCGACGAGCTGGAGTGA
- a CDS encoding PLD nuclease N-terminal domain-containing protein, translated as MEPFLAAILIGLPLAWLAAFAAYAYLDAPKRGMNPRKWAAISFLVPLFGFFAYLFERDERDYDPEEDPYARGTTFAVHESRRGEELLDPGGTGADGDGNGSVDGSRSNDGDRTADGSETGDGDEWNDPPGVDL; from the coding sequence ATGGAACCCTTCCTCGCCGCCATCCTGATCGGACTCCCGCTCGCGTGGCTCGCCGCGTTCGCCGCGTACGCGTACCTCGACGCGCCGAAGCGCGGGATGAACCCGCGGAAGTGGGCCGCGATCTCGTTTCTCGTCCCGCTGTTCGGCTTCTTCGCGTACCTCTTCGAGCGCGACGAACGCGACTACGACCCCGAGGAGGACCCGTACGCGCGGGGCACGACCTTCGCGGTCCACGAGTCCAGACGGGGCGAGGAGCTGCTCGATCCCGGCGGGACGGGAGCCGACGGCGACGGGAACGGGTCGGTCGACGGGAGTCGATCGAACGACGGGGACCGGACGGCCGACGGAAGCGAGACGGGCGACGGCGACGAGTGGAACGACCCGCCGGGCGTCGACCTCTGA
- a CDS encoding DUF6276 family protein, whose amino-acid sequence MTCPHCSASAVAFLVPPELRDHAPADETAICTRCLRTAPAADAGIEPVPEGPPDLAAVDPAFPDGDAGVALALLCGHLESFALSRASIEALVEHAEREGSDVLAFLDRLDAERAAFDLERRRTALLDLL is encoded by the coding sequence ATGACCTGCCCACACTGTTCCGCGTCCGCGGTCGCGTTCCTCGTCCCGCCGGAACTCCGCGACCACGCGCCGGCCGACGAGACCGCGATCTGTACGCGGTGCCTCCGAACCGCTCCCGCCGCCGACGCCGGGATCGAGCCGGTCCCGGAGGGACCGCCCGACCTCGCCGCCGTCGACCCGGCGTTTCCCGACGGCGACGCCGGGGTCGCGCTGGCCCTGCTCTGCGGTCACCTGGAGTCGTTCGCGCTGTCGCGCGCGTCGATCGAGGCGCTCGTCGAGCACGCTGAACGGGAGGGGTCGGACGTCCTCGCCTTCCTCGACCGGCTCGACGCCGAGCGAGCGGCCTTCGACCTCGAGCGCCGTCGAACCGCGCTCTTGGACCTGCTTTGA